aatttgaaatattaaaattaataaactgaAATTGCATACATTTAGTAAattgttggtaaatttatatttagtaaaccgatataaattataaatttaataatttataatttttaaaaaataaacaatagtaaattttaAGTAAATTGATGGTCAAccgttgataaatttatatttagtaaactgaTATAAATCatgaatttaatataaacaaacagcaaaccaaaaacaatttaatggGTGGAATTTACTAATAGGTTTCCTAATATTCACcgaaaataaaacaatttaatggGTGGAATTTAGTGAAGAAAGATGGAAAACTAACATccataatttgattttaaaacattaatatttataattttattttttcatttttcatatttttcattCCTTTCGTTTGATCTGGAGTTATGTGCTAATATTGCAAAATAATTGGACTTGTGCAGTTTCAAAGATTTTCTTTACACAAGCAAATAGTAATTAAAGAAACACAACAAGTTATGATTAACAAAATGGGGCAAGAAGCAGCACATAAATTCTTTCAAGAAGGTAGATATGTGGTCGCATTAGGAAGTAATGACTTCATTAACCATTACTTAATGCCGCTTTACATTGATTTATGGAactacaataataaaaaaattcactgAGTACTTATTACAAACACTTGAAGGGCAACTTAgaataaaactttttttttcaaccCGGGGACTAACAGCAAACCAAAATCCATACACATAGCCACATAGGCATTTTTCatgaaccaaaaaaatgaaaaaattggcCATCTACAAAGAATTAACAGTGTAGTCATTGAATCAAcggatttttttgcaatttctcTGGTAAGAGCGAGCGAATCACTGTCGCCTAGAATGACGGAAGTATTATGGCTGGGCTGCTGTTGAAACTTAAAACCCATCTTCCAAAAGCTGGTGCGGGAGTACTACGGCTGGGTTGGCTTAAGAATAGAGCTTGAGCTTGCAGTAGCCACCATTAACTTTGTGATTTGGGGAACGATGAAAAAGATGGTAGAAGAAGagtaatttttcaaattgaaagtttattttTGCAAAGTAATATTAGTCCGGccgtaaaaattatattaattttagtcAGTGGTGCTCTTGAGAATATTTAGCTGTTTTGgaggtatttgtctaaaaatctctTATTCATTTGTGAGAAATAAAAACTATTAGGCttctatcaaaaaaaaatattattgttaaaaataaaaaggaatagAAAAAcacatattaatttaattaaacactGGGATTaaccttaaaaaaaaaaacagggaTTAGGCTtctatcaaaagaaaaaaaaggattaTTAAGCTGTTAAGCTTCACTTTTGACTACCTTTTTAAGAAAATAGTATTgtcataaaaattaatttaaatactgTCTTTAATCAGTATCAATGTCTAAACTAATTGCCATTCTCCATCTCCATTTCAACTGAAGTccacgtttatttttgtttttacatTGGTTGAAGATCAACTACCCAGCACTTCTCTCAGTGGTAAGTGTTTGTTTTCATTCTTGGGTTTGGCCTTTTGCgagtttagggttttaaatCTTTTGCTGGATCTTCATTACTACAGTCCACCCTTTTGCTTTCCTATTGGTTTCCTCGATGAcaatgagattttttttttattcatagaTTTTTAATGTAGCATTTCATAAGATTTTTTTGATGATGCTTATGAAACTTTAACAATGGATGCTGATAATAGTACAAAGTGCTTTTATGTTATTGTTGAGAGAGCGATTTTGTATTaacaaacttttttttatataatttgggAGGGGTAGCCATTGCGGGAGAAATTGAACTCACGACCTAGCAGGCTGTTGTTCAGCGCTTAGCTCATTGGTTgtattaacaaatttaatttgcTTTTATATAGATAATTTGAACTGGGAGGAAAAGTTATGGAAGACAAAAAATGTGCAAATAGCCAAAGTCATGTTAGCCATAATTTTGTGGAAGAGATTGCCGCTGAGAACTTAAAACAGGTTACCGCGATTGGGGATGTAATTTGGATCAAGCTCCGTAAGAGCTTGTGGTGGCCTGCAGTGGTAGGCTAGCTTGCATATACTGTTTATTTGGTAATTTCATCTACCCTTTGTGTTCAAGAACTTCTAttgtttaatgtttatttgtttggcaGATTGTTGGTAGCGATTCCGTTGAAGGTGATAAAACTGGCGATAGAGTAACAGGGGAAGTTCGTGTTAGGATATACGGAAGTTATAAATAGTTTGTGCTTTTTCCTTTGTTTGAATCATTTGCAGCGCTTACGGTTACTCCTACAAAGACTTACTTGTCATGAATTTCTGTTTGTAGCATGTATGTGGATCCTTTTAAATGGCATTCCGAGTTTCAGATTGTAAGTACTGATATAGAAAAAAATTCTCTTTGTCGATGCAACTTATTATGCTATGCATACTCAATTATGCATTATCATGCTTTCAATAGATTTTGACTCTCAACCTGCTTTTCTCATTATTTATCGATTTAGACTCTTAAGCAGAACAACGGTTCTTATCGAGAAATATTTAAGGAATCTCTGGAGCAGGTAACCATATTTGGCTTTTAATTGAATTCTAGTCCTAACTAAGAAGGTTTTTAAGTATACATTCATTGAAGTAACATATGGTTGGTTTCACCTTTTGGATGTGATTCTAGGATCAGTCTGGATCAAGATCTGGTCAGGTAAAGAGGAAAGTATCAAAAACCAAAGGTTAGTAATATTCGTCACATTTTCGTTTTCAAGTCGTCTtgtatgtcttttttttttccttttgctGCCTAGTGGTATTTGATCAATACATAGAAAAATGTAGGCATAAGAAAATGACTCATGACTTGTTTATGCATATTTTCTGCATAACAAGGGAAAATGTTTCTATGGGTCAATTCAGAAGGGTGCATTGAATTAGCAGGATTATAAGTATCTAATCTGCGTGGAGTTGATTTGAATCTTGACAAACCCATTTTATCATATGTTTTGCtttatcttgattttttttttgaatttcttgCCTTAAACTTGTGTTAAATTGGTTATTTTGAGGAAAACATAAATCTGACAGCTAAAAacttaaaacaaatattaataattacaaTGTTTTAACCATCATCAAAACTGCACTTATGGAACCTTGGTCATGAAACTTTAGGGTCAACAAAACCATTTTTATCAACCATTCGTCTTTTACATGAATGGACTTATTTCTCATATGACTCTTTTCTATGTTTCCACTTCTTCATCTAAATGATCTCATTTAAGCTACAAATTTCTTTAGGGCATATCAATTATGCATAGCACAAACTTTACAAGTCTGCTTTACAAAATGCTGAAACCCATTATAATATATGATTGAAACTTATCAAAGGTTGATTagttaatttacaatttttgttaTGAAGATGTTGAGAAACCAAAAAATCATGGGGTGAAAAAGAATCTCAAATTAGGCAGCCCAAGCACACCGAGGAATCCAATAAGCAAATCATCAAAGAAAAACAAGCTTAACTCACCAACCTCTGTGAGTTACCTTCTTGTTTCTCCTATTTTGAATGACAGCTTTCgataatagaattaaaacacttccctttttttgttttttaaagtttaatatgTTTATCTATGGCTCTTAGGATGGAGCCTTATCTGGAAGCTCCAAAAAACCGAGTGCACGGAGGACGAAAGTCATGCAAAGTCTTGGTCTAATTGCTCCTTCTGGGTCTCCATTCCGCTAAGTCGATATCATCTATGTTTTGCAAATTTGTTACAAGATCTGCCATCGAACaagaaataattcatttttccGAGGTATTGTTGTCTCAATCCATTTTTTTCATCAGCTTTGATTCTTTTGTAGCTGCAGAAACTCCATGCAGATCAAAGCTCAAAGTAGTAGTAAGATAACTTGTATTTCATCTAGGCCAATCTTTTGGTAATGACACAAGTGACTGTGCTGCAAGGACTGGTTCATtttctaaattatttaaattagtttggtttggttctgtTCGGTTCTTTAGTTAGAAATCTGAACATATCGAGCCAAACCGGTTTATATATGTTTGCATTTAGTTTATTATTAACCTAGATTCCCTCGGTCTACACAATTAACAAGTTTCTAAAAAGAATTTCATGTTTAATTACTAAGCTTATAGgcaaaaatctaattttttataacCATGAACTTTTTATAAGTTTTAAATTCCACAGTTTTTGTTATTTCCCTAGGGCCAGAATTTTGACAAGTGAATTATGAAAAGTTCTTGCGatgattttttttctcataGTTAAAATTCAACGATgaagattaaaatataaatagttgAAGTCATATAATTAGAATCaaatatatgatctttcaaattttgacttaataaatattaaatgacAACCTgagatacaaataaaaaattaatcgaaagcaataaataaataaattaaacatggATCCCCATGTTGACTTAACAATGAACAAAGTTCCGTTGGGGTGGAGTATTTTAATTTAGCCCTCTTTAGATTAGACCGATGATCTTTGAGGAGATTTTAAGTTAGATTGATAAAACCTTCAAAATTCTTAGATTTACAGTCAAAAATCCTAACAGACATTGAATGATCTAAGAAATTAAACTACAAACTGAAAATAGAACCATAAAAGTTTATTTATAAACATGATAAGATCCATATTGGATAGACAAGCTCCCTAACAGAGAGATATATTAAATCAAAGATTAAAAACCATAAAATAAGTAGTATAATGAATCGAAAAATCGCATTCACCTACCCTTCAAAAGGTGAAGATGAGAAAAAAGTTTTctagagaaaagaaaaacaaaagtttagaaaaAAAAGCCTTTTATcttattctatatttttttcttccaaaatATAGAACTTCATTAGATGTAATAAATCGACTATAACAAAtcttaaaagaatttttttagcTAATAAGAGCTAtccaacaaattaaaaaaatacctaaATTTAATAATAGATATCTAGTCGTAGGGGTGagcattcggtcggttcggtcaaaaCCGATCCAAAAATGGCCAAACCGATTAAGCCGAatgttgtaatatttttgaccgaaccgaccgaacaaAGAACATTAACCGAATCTGTTTCGACCGAATTttttttggtcggttcggttaaattGGGTATTTATGGGGTTTTATGGGCTTTTTCAATTACATATGCTTTaaagatcaattttttttttttacaaattcaaataattaaattctatgaaaattagaaaaaaatgaagCATTTTctcacaaatccaaacaatataCTATAGcaagaattaaatttaaaaaatatatcaaccTACTTTTCATAATAAGCATTCAAAATTTTAAgtatttggtcggttcggttaaagtgtaaattttaaatttttaaccgaACCGTTAACCGATAACcggaaatttatatttttttaaccgaaccgaccgaatgaaaatttatcaccgaaccaaaccgaccgaaatTCACtggttcggtcggtttggtcggtTTTTTCAAAACTTTGCTCACCCCTATCTAGTCGGATgagtataaaaattatatatttagaataattacaacaaaaaaatcataaatcgaATAAATTTAAAGACTAAAATAAGTTGTaatcatataaatttataaaatttcttCCAACTCCGCGGAAATGTACCAGAGATGTCATTctcttagaatttttttttcattttttttcattttttacttCGCCTCTGggcgtttttatttttttatttagcccctgtatttttaaaaacagttttatgAAGTCTTTCTATTTCTTTACTTGATCcttttactttcaaaaataattttacttggGCCCTGACACTTTTTCACTTTTGTTAACCAAAGTACCtcataaaactgtttttgaatgtATAAGGgacaagtaaaaaaaaaaactcttagagacgaaataaaaaaaagtacgaGGATTTTAGGATAGGCTTGTCCAAAAATTAACAgattgtaaaaataatttaaaaacttatCAACTTGGTGAGATAAactttttcataaaaattccttttatgcattctatgtttttattttgtcacGTTATATACTTTCTATTatgagtaatgctatataactCTCTTTTTTAATCCACTTGAaagaatattttcaaaattggaGAGATATTTTGGGATAATTTTGtgatattttcaaaattaagagTAAAATATGAAGCACAAAATAGTAAGTTGAATGTTTCCAATAAGTTTGCCTATGGATGACATTAGGGTGTTGCAGGTGCAACTTgtggaaagaaaaagaaaaggtgGACCATGTCATCAGTAATATTTTTGTTACTGTTTTGAGTAGTGAAATACTCTATTTGGTAGCTTCACCTTCATCTAATACCCTTTTGTCtcttgttttgttttcttaGTACTCACATTGTTTAGTTTGGATTTGGACCCATTTGCTTTGGAAGGTTAAACGATATAGTCATGGTTGGGGTTGGTGAATTTGTTTATCCTTTTGACCAAACCATTTCACtttaaattgattatattttttaagattACATTACTAATATGAGTTTAATTCTTCAACGTTGATCAGTATTGTAACATTCATGTGTATGTCtgtgttttttaaaaaacaccaaggaaatataatttaaatggtAGCCTTGGTTAAAGCAGGTAGTAGTGTTGAATAACAGTACTGTATTATGTTATATGAGTATTGAAACATGGTAATGGGTAGTGAGGTAAATGGCAGTGTCATCTTCTGAGTGCAAAGCAAAGCAATAAGAATTCTGTGCCCTGCAGTCCTACTGCACTACTGTACGTCCTCAGCTCAGATGTTGATCTCACCTTTATACTCTATCAATGTAGGGTCCGCCCAGCATGCATTATTTACCCTTTGTCCCGCTTTCTCTGCTCCGGAGATGAAACATTTCTCTACTTTCTTGACCATAACTCTCTATCAACTCAACTATGTATCACAAACAATTCTTTTATTTCTTACCCTACGCTCATacttttattcatttaaattccAGTTTTCtagtcaaattttaaaatccttTTCCATTCCACATATTTTGAtgtttaattacaattttttttatgtgtcaTAGTCGTCACCATTTTCAAAATTTGATTCTTTAAACCATCTCCGCTGCTTCAATTTTAGAAGGCTTTTCGTCGGAAATTCACCATTTCTTCGCCtgttaaaaatttggattaaaaataaattctgaTTCCGCTGCTGTTTATATCCActattattagtttttttttataaagagaaGACAAAACTTATACTAACAATATTTTGTTTGTGATTTATTAGGGTGACCCTAGTAATTTAGAGCAATTATTTGATATacttttaaactttataatattaaaattcaaacaatgaaataatattttattatttttgttttgaaagaaatcagtgatatagtaatttttatttacataatTTACAGAGTaaggtaaaaaaatgaaagtgaaAGAAGCGAAATAATAGTAGGCAAAAAAGAGAGGCTGTCGGGGCATGATGGCTTTTGATTCCCTTTTTTCTACAGGAAAAGCTGTCGGCGCCGCCGTATTGGTGGTGAATAAATAGTATGAGCTTGTTTCCCTACGAATATATTGTGAAAATGACTGGCTGCCACGTGAATCGGCTTCTCTAATTTactgtttaaattattaatttgaatgGAATGAGGACTCGGTCCATTAGTTTCTGTTTTGTGTTTAGTGATTCTAAGGAGTCTAATTTTGGGCAAATCATGTTCGCCTTTGGTGCTTTCTTCCTCATTTTATGTTTATCCTTGTCTAATCTTAATCATTATCTTCTGTTTATTCAGAAATTAGTACTACtatattttgtttgttattttacCAAGGGAGAAAACAAAAACACGTTTATTCCAATATAAGAACCCACCAGTATCTATATCAAActccactactagaaaactgcaTTTTAGCAATAAATTTTTTCGTCGCTAAAGGCTGAAATCAGTCGGTAAATTAAGTTCTCCGTTGGTAAAAggctaaaatccgtcgttaaattaaaaaatttatgtcgGTAATTctttgttttctagtagtgcttattattttttaataatcattTGAGAATATATAATTAACTCCATACTAATTCTATTCATTAACATTCGTATTAAATTATCACAATGAGCATTAGTAATTTTACTTCTACTTTCTTAATAGGCTCAAATTCAAGACCTGTTCATCTTAAATGAGAGATTTTTACTATCTGAACTAGTTTATTTCGCACGTTATATGCATAAGCTCTAATTCTTTAAGATATATTTAGACTATCTCCTACACAGTTAATACTGTCAGAAAGATAAACACTCTCCAAAATTCATATCATTGAAAaacgattaaaataaaatgaaagaaattACTAGTGTTTAGTAAAAAATGATCAATTATCTCAAAATAAGCTATATGATATTCTGTAAAGTTCATGTAAGAAAAAACTTTGATTATATATCATCCACGTTCAACGTGTTTTTGAAAAATGTGTCTCATAATCTCATGTTTAGGAGTAAGCgtggtaaaaataataatttcctTAGACGAACGTTTATATGTTGTATTAGAGAACTAAGTATGATTCGCTCAGTTCGTTTCGGGGTACAAAATAGATATGCTCGTAATAATAATTGATCCAAAATTAGTAAAATGTATATTAAGAAAATTGACtctgaattttttaaaacttaaaatgaaGTGATCAAATACcttaaaatattactattacAAAATAGAAGAAATAAAATTTGGTCGTTAATAGTCAGCCATTAAAACATTATAAGCATTTTGGCCTTCATCTTTAGTTGCAACTTCAGTCTCCAACTAAAGCACTTCCCATTTtctactttcatttttttcagttCTCATTCACTTTCTCTCGAATAATTATTCTCCTTCACTTTTTTTCTTTATCAAGACAACACAGTAATAAGCCAAACAAAATGCTTCCTTTTCAAACCTATCATATAACTAACCACCACAACGGCCAGTTTCTTACAGAACCGTGCTTGGTCAACGTAATGGACGGTGGAGCATCAACCATCACCACCTCATCCGAGAAGAAATCAACGGAGCTGGATCAGCCATGCAGCAGCAGCAGTACCAAGACTACACATAAAGAAGCCGAACGAAGACGCCGACAACGTATTAACAACCACCTCTCCACTCTCCGTACTCTCCTCCCTAACTCCGCTGCCAAGGTtgctatatatattatttactgCTAAAACTTaattgattctttatttttatttttaaattctggTTCATTTTTCAtgtatttattgattttaaacaGACGGACAAAGCGTCGTTGTTAGCGGAGGTCGTGCGTCACGTAAAagagctacgaaacaaagccaccGCCGCTCTTGTCGCCGGAGGAACCGAGAAATACTCTATGTTTCCGGGAGAATTGGACGAGGCGAGTTTGAGTTACTGTGAAGGCGATGATGAATTAGCTATGAAAACAATGAGGGTGAGTGTTTGTTGTGATGATAGACCCGGTTT
This region of Mercurialis annua linkage group LG1-X, ddMerAnnu1.2, whole genome shotgun sequence genomic DNA includes:
- the LOC126668984 gene encoding uncharacterized protein LOC126668984, whose protein sequence is MEDKKCANSQSHVSHNFVEEIAAENLKQVTAIGDVIWIKLRKSLWWPAVIVGSDSVEGDKTGDRVTGEVRVRIYGSYKYMYVDPFKWHSEFQITLKQNNGSYREIFKESLEQDQSGSRSGQVKRKVSKTKDVEKPKNHGVKKNLKLGSPSTPRNPISKSSKKNKLNSPTSDGALSGSSKKPSARRTKVMQSLGLIAPSGSPFR
- the LOC126672317 gene encoding putative transcription factor bHLH107, with the protein product MLPFQTYHITNHHNGQFLTEPCLVNVMDGGASTITTSSEKKSTELDQPCSSSSTKTTHKEAERRRRQRINNHLSTLRTLLPNSAAKTDKASLLAEVVRHVKELRNKATAALVAGGTEKYSMFPGELDEASLSYCEGDDELAMKTMRVSVCCDDRPGLNRDLSQAIKSVRARAVQAEMMTIGGRTKSVVVVKWGNGGGGGEEDFGVLRRALRSVVDNRVAGPGLGQVALSNKRVRGYGWAGGDGYDEF